The segment CGTGGTCCTCGTGGGCGCCTTCTCCACCTTCTTCCCCGAGATGAAGGAAGAGCAGTTCATCGACGCCATAAAGGCGCTCCTCGCGCCCAAGCTCCATGACCTGAACGTGAAGGCATTCTATGAGGGCAGGAAAGCAATGTAACAAGGGAGTTTTTGGTTTTTGAGAAAGTCTCTGATTCTGATTATAGTTGTTTTGGGAATATGCTTCGGTGGGAGGGTATACGGAATGAATATGTTTTCAATCGACGGCCGTCTGAACTGTATGTTCGAGCAGCGCAAAGGCACCGGTGTGGCGGCCGTGCAGGTCTGGGTGAAGGTGGGGAGCCGGGACGAGTCTCTTCGTCAGGCGGGTATCACCCATTTCATCGAGCACCTCATATTCAAGGGCACGGAGAAGGTCGGGGCGAACGAGATGGCCACCCGCATCGAAAATATGGGGGGCAGCATTAATGCCTTTACCTCCTACGACAACACCGTATACCATATCGTGGTCCCCACGAGGGCCTTTCAGGAGGGCCTCGAGCTTCTCGTTGACGCGGTCTTCAATCCCTTCTTCCCGGAAGACGAGGTCACGAAAGAGAACAAGGTAGTCCTTGAAGAAATCAAGATGGGGGAGGACGATCCCCAGAGAAAGCTGTTTAAAGAGCTCTTCGCCGTAGCCTATGACGGAAAACCTTACGGCAGACCGATCATAGGCTACGAGGAGACAGTAAAAGCCATCACGAGGGATGATATACGCCGGTATTATAAAACCCATTACACCCCCGAGAATATGGTGGTGGTCATCGTCGGCGATTTCGACGAGAAAGGGGCCAGCGCGTTCCTCAAGAAGGCGCTCGCATCGAAAAAGAATCCTGACGGGCCCGCTCCCGAGCCGGGAAAGGGCCCTGCCAGGATCAACCTGAACGAGAAAATTATCGAGCGGGACGTGAGAGAGAGCCGCATTGCCTTCTCATACCCCACACCCGCCATTACCCATAAAGACATCGCGGCCCTGGAGGTCCTCTGGACCATTTTGGGCGACGGCGAAAGCTCGAGGCTCGAAGAGGAGCTGAAGAACAAGCAGAGCCTCGTGACCGGCATAGGGAGCTATTTTTTCACGCCCCGGGATGAGGGTCTCCTGGTGGTCACCGCCACTTTCAAAGGCAACGATTTTACCCGTGTCGTGGCCGCGGTGGACGAGGAGACAAAAAAGCTTCTCCGCGACGGCCCCCTGGAGTGGGAGCTCCAGAAGGCAAAAAATATGATAAAGGCCTCCTATATCTATGGGGCCGAGACAGCCCAGGGGAGGGCACGCCAGATGGGCAATTTTCAGACCCTCACCGGCGACCCCGAGTTCACCGAAAAATATCTCAAGGCGGTCGATAAGGTCACCGCAAAAGACGTGCAGAAGATGCTCGAACAATATGTGGTAGGGAGGCAGAAGAGCCTCGCGGCGCTCCTGCCGAAGGGCGCAAACAACCCCCGCACCTATAAACTCGAAAACGGTCTCACCTACACGGTGAACAAGAATATTGCATCGCCGAGCCTCTCTTTCCGGATCGGCTTTACAGGAGGGGCCAAGGCGGAAGAGAAGGGCCAAAACGGGACCTTCAACGTCCTTTCCAAAATGCTCCTCAAAGGCACCGAAACCAAGGATGCCCACGCGATCGCGAGAAAGATAGACTTGCTGGCGGGAAACCTTTCGCCCTACACGGGACGCAATGTATTCGGCCTCTCCGGGGGCTTCTTGAGCAAGGATATGGAAGAGGTCTTCTCCCTCCTCAAGGAACTGCTCGTCTCCACGAAGCTCCGGGCAAGAGAGCTGAAAACCATAAAGGAGGAGGTCCTCTCCGAGATTCGCCAGAAGCAGGACGACCCCATCTCCACCACCTTCAATAAGTTCAACGAGGTGCTCTACGACGGCCATCCCTACAGCAAGGACCCGACTGGGACGGAAAAGGACGTGGAGGCTTTAACCCTCAAGGAGCTCACAGGATATTACGGACAATATGTGACGCCCGAAAATACGGTCTTCGCCGTATCGGGCGACGTGGACGAGCAGAAGGTGAAGGAGCTCATGGAGCGGCTCTTTTCCGGCTGGAAAGGGCAGGCCAATGCGTTAAAGAAACAGAAGGTGAAGCTCGCTGCAGCCAAAGACGTGAAGGTGGAGAAGGAGATGATGCAGTCCCATCTCGTCTTCGGCTTCCTGGGCCCGGGCCTCATCGATGCCGACCGTTTCGAAGTGGAAGTCATGACCGCGATCCTCTCCGGCATGGGGGGAAGGATTCATAAGATATTGCGAGAGGAGAAGCCCTACGCCTACGCCCTCACCTTTTTCAACCAGATGGCGTACGAGGTCGGGGCAATGGGGATCTACATCGGCACGGACAAGAAGCTCGTGAAAGAAGTGGAGACCATAGTGAAAGCCGAGATCGAGCGCCTCGGTCGGGAAGGCTTTACGGACAAGGAAGTGGCGGACGCGAAAAATTACCTCGTGGGGAATCACTACATAAGAAAGCAGAGCAACGGCTCCGTCTCTACCGACATGTGCCTCGACACCCTATACGGCCTCAAAGCGGGCTTTTTCAAGAAGTGGCCCACCCACATACAGAACGTCAAGACAGAGGACGTCAACAAGGCAGCCAGGAAATACCTCTCCGTCGACAGGATGGTCTATGTGGCGGTAGGGGCCAAACCGTAAATCGAATAAAGTAAATCGGAAATCGGATAAACTAAATCACATCGAATAATCGGGAGAGTTGCGCTAAAATGGCGATGAGGGCGACCGTGTTGTTGTGCCGGCCCGGCAGGGCCGGCTTTCATCTAATTACTTTCTCATGAAAAACTCCTGCATGGCTGCCATGATGTAATCCTTCTCGGCCCTTGTCAGCTCGGGATAGACGGGCAGGGAAAGGCTTGTCTCCGCGGCTTTTTCCGCCACGGGCATGTCGCCTTTCTTATAGCCCAGGTACGCGAAACAATCCTGGAGATGGAGGGGCACGGGATAATAGATGCCCGTGGCGATGCCCTTTTCTTTGAGGAAGTTCATCAGCCTGTCCCGCTCCTCGACCCGCATCACGTACTGGTGGATGATATGGGAGGTGTCGTCGTCGATGACCGGCGTCTTCACGGGCAGCTTCGCCATTTTCTTATTGAAAAATCTCGCATTCTCGATCCTCTTCCGGTTCCATCCCTCGAGATAGGGGAACTTTGCCACCAGGGCGCAGGCCTTGATCTCATCGAGCCTGCTATTGATCCCGATCATTTCATGATGATAGGCGACCGAGCCCATGCCGTGGACCCGGAGCTTCCGGACCTTCTCGCCCAGCTCCTTATTCGTGGAGAGCACCATGCCGCCTTCCCCGATGCCGCCCAGGTTCTTCGTGGGATAGAAGCTTATGGCCGCGATATCGCCGAAGCTGCCCGACATCTTCCCGTTCCGCCGGGAGCCGAGGGACTGGGCCATATCCTCGACCACGGGGATGGAGTGCTTCGCCGCGATGGCGCATATACGGTCCATATCGCAGAGCTTGCCGAAAAGGTGGACCACCGTGATGGCCTTCGTCTTCTTCGTGATGGCTTTCTCGATAAGGTCCGGGTTTATGTTCATATTCTCCGGCTCGATATCGACAAAGACCGGTTTCGCGCCGAGGAGGGCAATAGAGCTTGCCGTGGAGAAGAAGGTATAAGGCGTGGTAATCACCTCGTCATCCCGACCCACGCCCAGCGCCATAAGGCAGAGGATAAGGGCATCGGTCCCGTTCGCACAGGAGATGGCGGAAGGCACCCCCGCGTAATCGGCAATGGTAGATTCAAGGGTCTGGCAGTACTTCCCCAGAATGAGCCGCTGCTCCGAGAGTATCTCATTGAGGCAGCCGGTTATCTCTTTCCTCACCTTCTTGTATTGGGCCTTCAGATTGATGGGCGGTATATTCATCTCATATTCCTTAGGATTATTTGACTGCTGCCGGACACGCGGACTGCATGGTTATAACACATTTCCGGGAGCCTTCTCAACTTTAACCCGCACCCACATTAATGTTGACTTTAGACCCGTTTTGCTTTAAGGTATACACACATAGCGGGGTGGAGCAGTTTGGTAGCTCGTCGGGCTCATAACCCGAAGGTCACTGGTTCAAATCCGGTCCCCGCAACCAAAGTAAATAAAGGGTACCCATCGTGCAGGTGGGTACCCTTTTCGATATTTGCCGTCTCGCCCTACAGGTGAAAGGTCACCAGGTCATTGAGCAGGCCTGTCTTTCTCACCTTAAAACGCCTGCGGGGAAAACCCCTTTCTTCCCATTCGATCTCCATAAGCCCGAGAAAAACGGCGAATCCTTCGATGCAGCGCCTGGTGTAGCATTCGCGGACAGCTTCTTCGGGAGTGATAAAGTCCCATTCCTGTGGGACCTCCGAAAGAACCGCGGGAAAGCCTCTGAGGAAATGGTCTTCGTAGAACGAGGGGGACCTCCATTCGTCGCCAAAACGGTGGAACAACCAAAGGCTGAAGAGGAAGGACTGCTGTATTATACGGAAATCCGGATAGCGGTCGCGGAATGCCCAGTTGTACTTTTCTGCGAAAGCACGGAAGAGCAAGGGATAGATGGTAGCCATGCCTCCCTGGTCCAGAGCTTTCCGGCATCGGGCGGTCCGGGAGAACCTGCCGCGGTATTTTCGGATCAACCCGGAGAGGCCGCTTGTCAGCCGCGTGACATGAAGGTCTAAGAAATCAGTTTCGCTACGAATACCGGGTTGATACTTTCTTTCCTCGTCCGAAAAATAGGCGAGGGCTGTGTGACGGACAAAGTTGAGGGGAAGGCTGCCGGTTGCCGTCGCCTTGAGTCCCCCTTCTCCTATAGCGTCGAGGAGAGTATCAAGAAGCACCGCCATGGGGCCGACAGGGGGCGCGATCAGACGGGGGGAAAAGGTAACTAGGTCAGTGGAGGAAAAGGGGAAGTGGAGGAAGCGGTACATCTGCTCGGCAGAAAGGCCGGCGAAATCATCGAGAGGAGCACGGTTCATCCGGCTGACGTGCGAGTCGGCAAAGGCCTGTAATTCCTTAAGGGAGCCAAACTCTTTCTCTTTCATAGCTTCCCTCAAAACCTTCAGCGGACCGCCCGGATTCTCTTCCGCCGGTGTCCCTCCCTCCGACTTCCCATAGCAGCAGCGTTTGTATTTCTTTCCGCTGCCACAGGGACAGGGGTCGTTGCGCCCTATCTTCACCCCC is part of the Syntrophorhabdaceae bacterium genome and harbors:
- a CDS encoding pitrilysin family protein, with the protein product MNMFSIDGRLNCMFEQRKGTGVAAVQVWVKVGSRDESLRQAGITHFIEHLIFKGTEKVGANEMATRIENMGGSINAFTSYDNTVYHIVVPTRAFQEGLELLVDAVFNPFFPEDEVTKENKVVLEEIKMGEDDPQRKLFKELFAVAYDGKPYGRPIIGYEETVKAITRDDIRRYYKTHYTPENMVVVIVGDFDEKGASAFLKKALASKKNPDGPAPEPGKGPARINLNEKIIERDVRESRIAFSYPTPAITHKDIAALEVLWTILGDGESSRLEEELKNKQSLVTGIGSYFFTPRDEGLLVVTATFKGNDFTRVVAAVDEETKKLLRDGPLEWELQKAKNMIKASYIYGAETAQGRARQMGNFQTLTGDPEFTEKYLKAVDKVTAKDVQKMLEQYVVGRQKSLAALLPKGANNPRTYKLENGLTYTVNKNIASPSLSFRIGFTGGAKAEEKGQNGTFNVLSKMLLKGTETKDAHAIARKIDLLAGNLSPYTGRNVFGLSGGFLSKDMEEVFSLLKELLVSTKLRARELKTIKEEVLSEIRQKQDDPISTTFNKFNEVLYDGHPYSKDPTGTEKDVEALTLKELTGYYGQYVTPENTVFAVSGDVDEQKVKELMERLFSGWKGQANALKKQKVKLAAAKDVKVEKEMMQSHLVFGFLGPGLIDADRFEVEVMTAILSGMGGRIHKILREEKPYAYALTFFNQMAYEVGAMGIYIGTDKKLVKEVETIVKAEIERLGREGFTDKEVADAKNYLVGNHYIRKQSNGSVSTDMCLDTLYGLKAGFFKKWPTHIQNVKTEDVNKAARKYLSVDRMVYVAVGAKP